From the Cryptosporidium parvum Iowa II chromosome 2, whole genome shotgun sequence genome, one window contains:
- a CDS encoding signal peptide (transcripts identified by EST): protein MVYLFVLAIALLYTNTNYIINNRISTQLSLLTIQLSSSSSRHDSIVLSELTLEQSYRSCLDDLQILKQSLAASIEEFEACKAVEAELESSYHRKSSVCRLLEEDYNKYCKSHNFKPPALEKDLCRTLLERIKECLEQKRKLGGNLNKKTRECQELKKEINARTEMYNKLDKKCSKIEQQLFNERSQAGIHVVDSESIMDKPTSSLCSADIPLLLEVITKTEIKLEVCMEQLTELSERLAEKTNEMYEISEQITTALGGAISKKGLLGKKKSKSAEIKSLESALKLLEEQKMGLKKFQLAKENECRNLQTKLDQAKERLQIAELQSTTSEGRTGRRGYFSRFTGFVSRTYRRLTSRLTSRFTRNNSRRRRRESRF from the coding sequence ATGGTTTATTTGTTCGTTTTGGCCATTGCTTTACTTTACACCAATAcgaattatattataaataatcgTATTTCCACACAGTTATCCTTACTCACTATTCAATTGTCATCCTCTTCTTCACGCCATGATTCAATTGTTCTCTCGGAATTAACTCTGGAACAAAGCTACAGAAGTTGTTTAGATgatcttcaaatattgaaacaATCATTAGCAGCGTCTATTGAAGAGTTTGAAGCGTGCAAGGCTGTTGAAGCTGAACTAGAAAGTAGCTATCATAGAAAGTCTAGTGTTTGCAGACTTTTGGAGGAGGATTATAACAAATATTGCAAGAGTCATAATTTTAAACCTCCAGCTTTAGAAAAAGATTTGTGTAGAACGCTATTGGAGAGAATTAAAGAATGCTTAGAGCAGAAACGTAAACTTGGGGgaaatttaaataagaagACTAGAGAGTGCCAAGAACTGAAAAAGGAAATTAATGCAAGAACCGAAATGTATAATAAACTTGATAAAAAATGCTCAAAGATTGAACAGCAACTGTTCAATGAACGCTCTCAGGCTGGAATTCATGTTGTTGATTCAGAAAGTATTATGGATAAACCTACTTCAAGTCTATGCAGCGCTGATATACCATTGCTACTTGAAGTTATTACAAAAACtgaaataaaattggaAGTATGTATGGAACAACTAACTGAATTATCTGAAAGACTTGCGGAAAAAACTAACGAAATGTATGAAATTTCAGAACAAATTACAACTGCTCTAGGCGGTGCAATAAGTAAAAAAGGTCTTTTaggaaaaaagaaaagcaAATCAGCTGAAATTAAAAGCCTTGAGAGTGCCCTAAAGCTCTTGGAAGAACAAAAAATGGGTCTAAAGAAGTTTCAACTTGCTAAAGAGAATGAATGTAGAAACTTGCAAACTAAGTTAGATCAAGCTAAGGAGAGACTTCAAATAGCTGAGTTACAATCTACGACTTCTGAAGGCCGTACGGGACGTCGTGGCTATTTTAGTCGATTTACTGGTTTTGTTTCAAGAACCTATAGGAGATTAACAAGCAGATTAACAAGTAGATTTACAAGGAATAATAGTCGCCGTCGAAGAAGAGAATCAAGGTTTTGA